The following proteins are encoded in a genomic region of Saccharopolyspora antimicrobica:
- a CDS encoding sensor domain-containing protein, producing the protein MLLTERSERTRTSSGGLGLAGARSEEFALLPLPAAPALLSTPDGIVVRATEQAAKLAGETTPAALVGCRLADLVTRDGPVSLLRARSGSYPVRPMSWPHIQDERLRVTVLVDVSDLADAGHDDTEAADGNERRWLIEAQRIAKVGSWVFYPETGELYRSPVLAEFLGDPGGQEAVGVTAMIEATHPDDVARAQQFYLDVLTAPEDELLEVELRDRRGKRVYLCTGRAEYNRAGRVERVQGTVQDVTEHRALERQLRDERRKLQDAQRIARLGTWEWDPRSGVMRLSNMLHEIIGKPANAPITFESYLDRVHPDDRGWVRQAWRPLIEEHDPIEVEHRYLRIDGTTRILRLHGTAITDADGQDVLVGTAQDVTEQRAVVTRMERSSQRFTDLVSITPVGIGLFDRAERLVDANDALCDLLGYQLEQLRGMSAKDITHPDEQNTGLPTPAENSGIRRRVPQRVLVRADGEPVYCELRTSASVQDDGTHFWLVVFQDITERRRAAEALRYQATHDDLTGLPNRTAVKDLLYQLLGRADSDRVAVLFCDIDNFKRVNDSLGHDAGDELLVALARRLEGGLPDGCTAARLSGDEFVIICSDIEAVGGVDSLANRVSGLLRTAVPVHGQLIRVSASIGAAVPDGSASGGEDLLRFADAAMFEAKGRGTGKVSLASPALMASADRQLHLEGQLREALNSDGLALHYQPVVDSDGVVVTAEALVRWPHPDRGMLAPDAFLPVAEQGDLLRELDRWVLRTALREAATWPVRGGRPVGVAVNLAGLVPGGPEFVDAVADIVAETGISWDRVILELVETALVDLPSRTRHEMGELVSRGVRFAVDDFGTGYSSLARLKDLPAQIIKVDRRFVAGVGGDASDFAVARAVVDMARAMGRQCVAEGVETATQFHVLSGVGVDAYQGWLFSGAIPAREFRDLIARGPMPIPAA; encoded by the coding sequence CGCGGCGCCCGCGCTGCTGAGCACCCCGGACGGCATCGTCGTCCGCGCCACCGAGCAGGCGGCGAAGCTGGCGGGGGAGACCACGCCCGCGGCGCTGGTCGGCTGCCGCCTCGCGGACCTGGTGACCCGCGACGGCCCGGTCTCGCTGCTGCGGGCCAGGAGCGGCAGCTACCCGGTCCGCCCGATGAGCTGGCCGCACATCCAGGACGAGCGGCTGCGGGTCACCGTGCTGGTCGACGTCTCCGACCTGGCCGACGCCGGGCACGACGACACCGAAGCCGCCGACGGCAACGAGCGGCGGTGGCTGATCGAGGCGCAGCGGATCGCCAAGGTCGGCAGCTGGGTGTTCTACCCGGAGACCGGCGAGCTCTACCGCAGCCCGGTGCTGGCCGAATTCCTCGGCGATCCCGGTGGCCAGGAGGCCGTGGGCGTGACGGCGATGATCGAGGCGACCCACCCCGACGACGTGGCGCGGGCGCAGCAGTTCTACCTGGACGTGCTCACCGCTCCGGAGGACGAGCTGCTGGAGGTGGAGCTGCGCGACCGTCGCGGCAAGCGCGTCTACCTGTGCACCGGGCGGGCCGAGTACAACCGGGCCGGGCGGGTCGAGCGGGTGCAGGGCACCGTGCAGGACGTCACCGAGCACCGGGCCCTGGAGCGGCAGCTCCGCGACGAGCGGCGCAAGCTGCAGGACGCGCAGCGGATCGCCCGCCTCGGCACCTGGGAGTGGGATCCGCGGTCCGGCGTCATGCGGTTGTCGAACATGCTGCACGAGATCATCGGCAAGCCCGCGAACGCGCCGATCACCTTCGAGAGCTACCTGGACCGGGTGCACCCCGACGACCGCGGCTGGGTGCGCCAGGCCTGGCGGCCGCTGATCGAGGAGCACGACCCGATCGAGGTCGAGCACCGCTACCTGCGCATCGACGGCACCACCCGGATCCTGCGGCTGCACGGCACCGCCATCACCGACGCCGACGGCCAGGACGTCCTGGTCGGCACCGCCCAGGACGTCACCGAGCAGCGGGCCGTGGTGACCCGCATGGAGCGCTCCAGCCAGCGGTTCACCGACCTGGTCAGCATCACCCCGGTGGGCATCGGCCTGTTCGACCGGGCCGAACGGCTCGTCGACGCCAACGACGCGCTGTGCGACCTGCTCGGCTACCAGCTGGAGCAGCTGCGCGGGATGAGCGCGAAGGACATCACCCACCCCGACGAGCAGAACACCGGCCTGCCCACCCCGGCGGAGAACTCCGGCATCCGGCGCCGGGTGCCGCAGCGGGTGCTGGTGCGCGCCGACGGCGAACCGGTGTACTGCGAGCTGCGCACCTCGGCGTCGGTGCAGGACGACGGCACCCACTTCTGGCTGGTGGTGTTCCAGGACATCACCGAGCGGCGGCGGGCCGCCGAGGCGCTGCGCTACCAGGCCACCCACGACGACCTGACCGGCCTGCCGAACCGCACCGCGGTCAAGGACCTGCTCTACCAGCTGCTGGGGCGGGCCGATTCGGACCGGGTCGCGGTGCTGTTCTGCGACATCGACAACTTCAAGCGGGTCAACGACTCGCTGGGCCACGACGCCGGTGACGAGCTGCTGGTGGCGCTGGCGCGCCGCCTCGAAGGCGGGCTGCCCGACGGGTGCACGGCGGCCCGGCTCTCCGGCGACGAGTTCGTCATCATCTGCTCGGACATCGAGGCGGTCGGCGGCGTCGACTCGCTGGCCAACCGGGTGTCCGGGCTGCTGCGCACCGCGGTTCCGGTGCACGGCCAGCTGATCAGGGTCTCCGCGTCGATCGGCGCCGCGGTGCCCGACGGCAGCGCCTCCGGCGGCGAGGACCTGCTGCGCTTCGCCGACGCGGCGATGTTCGAGGCCAAGGGCCGCGGCACCGGCAAGGTCTCGCTCGCCAGCCCGGCGCTGATGGCCTCCGCGGACCGCCAGCTGCACCTGGAGGGCCAGCTGCGGGAGGCGCTGAACAGCGACGGCCTGGCCCTGCACTACCAGCCGGTGGTCGACTCGGACGGCGTGGTGGTCACCGCCGAGGCGCTGGTGCGCTGGCCGCACCCGGATCGCGGCATGCTCGCCCCGGACGCCTTCCTGCCCGTCGCGGAGCAGGGCGATCTGCTCCGCGAGCTGGACCGCTGGGTGCTGCGGACCGCGTTGCGGGAGGCGGCGACCTGGCCGGTGCGAGGCGGCCGCCCGGTGGGCGTGGCGGTGAACCTGGCCGGGCTGGTGCCGGGCGGGCCGGAGTTCGTCGACGCGGTCGCCGACATCGTCGCCGAGACCGGCATCTCCTGGGACCGGGTGATCCTGGAGCTGGTGGAGACCGCCCTGGTCGACCTGCCGTCGCGGACCCGGCACGAGATGGGCGAGCTGGTCTCGCGGGGCGTGCGGTTCGCGGTGGACGACTTCGGCACGGGCTACTCCTCGCTGGCGCGGCTCAAGGACCTGCCCGCGCAGATCATCAAGGTGGACCGCCGGTTCGTCGCCGGAGTCGGCGGTGACGCCTCGGACTTCGCCGTGGCGCGCGCGGTGGTGGACATGGCGCGCGCGATGGGCAGGCAGTGCGTGGCCGAAGGCGTGGAGACCGCAACCCAGTTCCACGTGCTCTCCGGTGTCGGCGTGGACGCCTACCAGGGCTGGCTGTTCTCCGGCGCCATCCCGGCCCGCGAGTTCCGCGACCTCATCGCCCGCGGCCCGATGCCCATCCCGGCAGCCTGA